The sequence ATCGGTGCAATAAGCTTAAACCACTTCATGCTATCTGCAAGACATGCTGTACTGGTGACAAAAATTCCACCCGGCTTGAGAATTCTATGAACCTTGGAGATTACTTCTTCTTTGTTTTCTAGTAAATGCAAAATACTCAGTCCTAACACCATATCGTAAGTGCAATCGGACACGCTTAATTCATCGATAGTCAATTGTTCAAAAGTAATATTTTTAATATTTTCTGCATCAGCTTTTTTTTGAGCAATTTCAATCATTTTCGATGAAATATCTATTGCGCGAATATGTTTAACGTAGGCTGCGTGAAGAATAGCAGTAGAACCAGTGCCGCAGCCAAACTCTAATACCTCCATATCTGGCTGAAAGTATTCCCGCGTGGCTTGCAGTTTTTTCTCATAAGCTGCTTCATCAGCAATCGGCTGTTTTGAATATTTTTCTGCTATTTTGTCCCAAAATTTAGCTGAACTCATCATATCCTCCTTTTTTTCTCTCTAATGAAAATTGTGAAAAATAGACTCATTACAATATAAAAATCAGCAGCATCTGGCTTTTTCCAGAAAACTACTGATGAAATGGTGTATATGGCTAAGCGAGCAATAAGAGAATAAAGATTTTTCTTGTGTATAAAAATTATGTTTAAACTTAAGCACCTTGCAATCTAGCAAAGCCAAAGGTAACGTTAAACTCTTCACACCAAATTGCGACAGATTTAAAGTCATCTAAATCAAAGTTAGCT comes from Rivularia sp. PCC 7116 and encodes:
- a CDS encoding class I SAM-dependent methyltransferase encodes the protein MMSSAKFWDKIAEKYSKQPIADEAAYEKKLQATREYFQPDMEVLEFGCGTGSTAILHAAYVKHIRAIDISSKMIEIAQKKADAENIKNITFEQLTIDELSVSDCTYDMVLGLSILHLLENKEEVISKVHRILKPGGIFVTSTACLADSMKWFKLIAPIGNFLGLIPLVKVFTTKELEYSFTNSGFVIDYQWQPSKGKAVFIVAKKAE